In the Geobacter sp. FeAm09 genome, one interval contains:
- the rpsR gene encoding 30S ribosomal protein S18: MSDERPSTPYQRPAGGPGQRPAGGPGGPRKRRPFQRRKVCRFCAEKNLTIDYKEPRTLRYFISERGKIVPRRISGNCAKHQREITEAIKRARNLALLPIASNHSLS; this comes from the coding sequence ATGAGCGACGAAAGACCCAGCACCCCCTATCAACGTCCGGCAGGCGGCCCCGGCCAGCGTCCGGCAGGCGGCCCCGGCGGCCCCCGCAAGCGTCGTCCGTTTCAGCGCAGGAAGGTATGCCGTTTTTGCGCCGAGAAGAACCTGACCATTGATTACAAAGAGCCCCGTACCCTGCGCTACTTCATCTCGGAGCGCGGCAAGATCGTTCCCCGCCGTATTTCCGGCAACTGCGCGAAACACCAGCGGGAAATCACCGAGGCCATCAAGCGCGCCCGCAATCTGGCGCTTTTGCCGATCGCTTCGAACCACTCGCTGTCCTAG
- a CDS encoding agmatine deiminase family protein: MNPRFPAEWEAQDGVLLAWPHEGTDWAYMLDDVRPVFADIIRRITRFERVVLTAPNAASAREYLAAAGIGLERVVICEMPNNDTWARDFGPITVIFNGQPVLLDFGFNGWGLKFAANHDNLISKRLKEQGALVPNLKTVGLVLEGGSVESDGLGTILTTAECLLSPNRNPQLDKGEVELALASLLGAGRVLWLNHGFLAGDDTDSHIDTLARICPDNTIVYTACDDPRDEHYPELKLMEEELKAFRAPDGSPYRLLPLPWPRARFDEQAHRLPATYANFLVINGAVLVPTYRDPEKDGPAMACIGQAFPGREIIGIDCLPLLEQHGSLHCVTMQLPQGVLP, translated from the coding sequence GTGAATCCGAGATTTCCCGCCGAATGGGAGGCGCAGGACGGCGTCCTGCTGGCCTGGCCCCACGAAGGCACCGATTGGGCCTACATGCTGGACGATGTCCGCCCGGTCTTTGCCGATATTATCCGCCGGATCACCCGGTTCGAACGGGTGGTGTTGACCGCGCCCAACGCCGCCTCGGCCCGGGAGTACCTGGCTGCCGCCGGCATCGGCCTGGAGCGGGTCGTTATCTGCGAGATGCCCAACAACGATACCTGGGCGCGGGACTTTGGCCCCATCACGGTGATCTTCAACGGCCAGCCGGTGCTGCTGGACTTCGGCTTCAACGGCTGGGGGCTCAAGTTCGCCGCCAACCATGACAATCTGATTTCCAAACGGCTCAAGGAACAAGGCGCGCTGGTGCCCAACCTCAAGACCGTCGGCCTGGTCCTGGAGGGAGGCAGCGTGGAGAGCGACGGCCTCGGCACCATCCTGACCACCGCGGAGTGCCTGCTTTCGCCCAACCGCAACCCCCAGTTGGACAAGGGGGAGGTCGAACTGGCCCTGGCTTCTCTCTTGGGGGCCGGGCGCGTGCTCTGGCTCAACCACGGTTTCCTGGCCGGGGACGACACCGACTCCCATATCGACACCCTGGCGCGTATCTGCCCGGACAATACCATCGTCTATACGGCCTGCGACGACCCCCGGGACGAACATTACCCGGAACTGAAGCTGATGGAGGAGGAATTGAAGGCCTTCCGGGCGCCGGACGGCTCCCCCTACCGGCTGCTCCCGCTTCCCTGGCCCAGGGCCCGTTTCGATGAGCAGGCCCACCGCCTGCCGGCCACCTATGCCAATTTTCTGGTGATCAACGGCGCCGTGCTGGTACCCACCTACCGGGACCCGGAGAAGGACGGCCCGGCCATGGCGTGCATCGGCCAGGCATTTCCCGGCCGGGAGATCATCGGCATCGACTGCCTGCCGCTCCTGGAGCAGCACGGCTCGCTGCACTGCGTGACCATGCAGTTGCCCCAGGGGGTGCTGCCATGA
- a CDS encoding DUF2156 domain-containing protein, translating to MEIPSYPDSRPLDLADKSLLDGRFSVLQPRISELTFAGLYLFRAAHDYRLAMVGDALLVLGRGYSGERYCLPPVGGAVEAALDAVWNDGLELYGADETLAAQCLKRGGVTAAEDRDSFDYLYLREELATLPGHRFHKKKNRISYFAARHEYRVALFSEQHRAGCHRLLEVWRGVNDDGGAATALGGELAAAAEALEMAERLGLEGVVVTVAGEVTAFSLGERLNAGTAVCHFEKADPFMEGAAQLVNREFSRLLFTECRFVNREQDLGDGGLRNAKLSYHPAELIKKFRIRRTPQMNA from the coding sequence ATGGAAATTCCATCCTACCCCGACTCGCGGCCCCTGGACCTTGCCGATAAGTCATTGCTGGATGGGCGCTTTTCCGTTCTTCAACCGCGCATCTCCGAGTTGACCTTTGCCGGCCTGTACCTGTTTCGCGCCGCCCACGACTATCGGCTGGCCATGGTGGGGGATGCGTTGCTGGTTCTGGGGCGCGGGTATTCGGGGGAACGTTACTGTCTCCCCCCCGTGGGAGGTGCGGTGGAAGCGGCGCTGGATGCGGTGTGGAACGACGGGCTGGAACTCTACGGCGCCGACGAGACGCTTGCGGCACAGTGCCTGAAGCGGGGAGGGGTGACCGCGGCCGAAGATCGGGATTCCTTCGACTATCTCTATCTGCGGGAGGAACTGGCTACCCTGCCGGGCCACCGTTTTCACAAAAAAAAGAACCGTATCAGCTATTTTGCCGCCCGCCACGAATACCGGGTGGCGCTCTTCTCGGAACAGCACCGGGCAGGGTGCCACAGGCTGCTGGAGGTGTGGCGGGGGGTGAACGACGACGGGGGCGCGGCCACTGCTCTCGGCGGGGAATTGGCGGCGGCGGCAGAGGCCCTTGAAATGGCGGAGCGGTTGGGCCTGGAGGGGGTGGTCGTGACGGTTGCCGGCGAGGTCACGGCCTTCAGCCTGGGGGAACGGCTCAACGCCGGGACCGCGGTCTGCCATTTCGAAAAGGCCGACCCCTTCATGGAGGGGGCGGCGCAGCTCGTCAACCGGGAATTCAGCCGGCTTCTTTTCACGGAGTGCCGTTTTGTGAATCGGGAGCAGGACCTGGGGGATGGGGGCTTGCGCAACGCCAAACTTTCCTACCACCCGGCCGAGTTGATCAAAAAGTTCCGCATTCGCCGGACACCACAAATGAATGCCTGA
- a CDS encoding pyridoxal phosphate-dependent aminotransferase: MAIATKIAGFISRSSWIRKMFEEGEALRQEFGAENVYDFTLGNPDVEPPEAFYRELLALAQHPLPGMHSYMNNAGYPETRAAVAAKLARDSGLPVTFEHVVMTCGAGGALNVVLKTILNPGDEVIVLAPYFVEYISYIDNHGGIPVPVWTDRDTFQLDVDAIEKALTPKTRAIIICSPNNPTGVIYPAESLRKLGDLLDRTQQKTSRHIYVISDEPYARIAYDGKHVPNIFPLIENAVIVTSHSKDLALPGERIGYLAINPRMPTAMQFMGGAIYCNRVLGFVNAPALMQRLVTNLQDESVDIEPYRAKRDLLVRELTAMGFKLVKPDGAFYLFPASPLADDVAFIKLAQKHRILLVPGSGFGAPGFFRIAYCVDMAMIERSLPAWRELARETGLKG; this comes from the coding sequence ATGGCCATCGCCACCAAAATTGCAGGATTCATCTCGCGGTCATCCTGGATTCGCAAGATGTTCGAGGAGGGAGAGGCCCTGCGCCAGGAATTCGGTGCCGAGAACGTCTACGACTTCACCCTGGGGAACCCGGATGTGGAGCCGCCCGAGGCCTTTTACCGGGAGCTTCTGGCCCTGGCCCAGCATCCCCTGCCCGGCATGCACAGTTACATGAACAACGCGGGCTACCCCGAGACCCGGGCCGCCGTGGCGGCAAAACTGGCCCGGGATTCCGGGCTGCCGGTCACCTTCGAGCACGTGGTCATGACCTGCGGGGCGGGGGGCGCACTCAATGTGGTGCTCAAGACCATCCTCAATCCGGGGGACGAGGTCATCGTCCTGGCCCCCTATTTTGTGGAATACATCTCGTACATCGACAACCACGGCGGCATTCCGGTGCCGGTCTGGACCGACCGCGACACCTTCCAGCTTGACGTGGACGCCATTGAGAAAGCGCTCACGCCGAAGACGCGGGCCATCATCATCTGCTCCCCCAACAACCCCACCGGGGTGATCTACCCGGCGGAAAGCCTGCGCAAGCTCGGCGACCTCCTGGACAGGACGCAGCAGAAGACCAGCCGCCACATCTACGTCATCTCCGACGAGCCCTACGCCCGCATCGCCTATGACGGCAAGCATGTCCCCAACATCTTTCCGCTGATAGAGAATGCGGTCATCGTCACCTCGCACAGCAAGGACCTGGCCCTGCCGGGCGAGCGGATCGGGTACCTGGCGATCAACCCGCGCATGCCCACCGCCATGCAGTTCATGGGGGGCGCCATCTACTGCAACCGGGTCCTGGGCTTCGTCAACGCGCCGGCCCTCATGCAGCGGCTGGTGACCAACCTGCAGGACGAGTCGGTGGACATCGAACCGTACCGGGCGAAACGCGATCTTCTGGTACGGGAACTGACCGCCATGGGGTTCAAGCTGGTCAAGCCGGACGGCGCCTTTTACCTTTTCCCCGCCTCCCCCCTGGCCGACGACGTGGCGTTCATCAAGCTGGCCCAGAAGCACCGCATCCTCCTGGTGCCGGGAAGCGGCTTCGGGGCGCCCGGCTTTTTCAGGATCGCCTACTGCGTGGACATGGCCATGATCGAACGGAGCCTGCCGGCCTGGCGGGAGTTGGCCCGGGAGACCGGCTTGAAGGGATAG
- a CDS encoding carbon-nitrogen hydrolase, translating to MTRLLTAALIQQRCGNDKKANLDGTCAMIRRAAADGAALVVLQELHAGPYFCQVEDPALFDMAEPLPGPASRAIAELAGELGVVVVASLFERRAPGLYHNTAVVFEKDGSTAGIYRKMHIPDDPGFYEKFYFTPGDLGFNPVKTSVGTLGVLVCWDQWYPEAARLMALAGADLLIYPTAIGWDPADSAAEKERQRDAWITVQRGHAVANGLPLLAVNRVGFEPSPLHPETGIQFWGSSFAAGPQGELLVEASRENEEILLVDVDMERSETVRRIWPFLRDRRIDAYGDLVKRYRD from the coding sequence ATGACGCGCCTCCTCACGGCGGCATTGATCCAGCAGCGGTGCGGCAACGATAAAAAGGCGAACCTGGACGGAACGTGCGCCATGATCAGGCGTGCCGCGGCCGACGGAGCTGCGCTGGTGGTCCTGCAGGAGCTGCATGCCGGCCCCTACTTCTGCCAGGTGGAGGACCCGGCCCTGTTCGACATGGCCGAGCCGCTTCCCGGCCCCGCCAGCCGCGCCATTGCCGAGCTGGCCGGCGAACTGGGGGTGGTCGTCGTGGCCTCGCTCTTCGAACGCCGCGCCCCCGGCCTGTACCACAACACCGCCGTGGTCTTCGAAAAGGACGGTTCCACGGCCGGCATCTACCGCAAGATGCACATCCCCGACGATCCCGGCTTTTACGAGAAGTTCTACTTCACCCCCGGCGATCTGGGGTTCAACCCGGTCAAGACCTCGGTCGGCACCCTCGGGGTCCTGGTCTGCTGGGACCAGTGGTATCCCGAGGCGGCCCGTCTCATGGCCCTGGCCGGGGCCGATCTTTTGATCTACCCCACCGCCATCGGCTGGGACCCGGCCGACAGCGCGGCGGAAAAGGAGCGCCAGCGCGATGCCTGGATTACCGTCCAGCGCGGCCATGCCGTGGCCAACGGTCTGCCGCTTCTGGCCGTCAACCGGGTCGGCTTCGAGCCGTCCCCCCTTCATCCGGAAACCGGTATTCAATTCTGGGGGAGCAGTTTTGCGGCCGGACCACAGGGGGAGTTGCTGGTGGAGGCCTCGCGGGAGAACGAGGAGATTCTCCTGGTGGATGTGGATATGGAGCGGAGCGAAACCGTGCGGCGCATCTGGCCGTTTCTCCGCGACCGGCGTATCGACGCCTACGGGGACCTGGTGAAGCGTTACCGGGATTGA
- the rpsF gene encoding 30S ribosomal protein S6: MRKYETIFILQPELGEDEIKSISAKVQEVISSYNGECFRLDDWGVRKLAYPIRKFARGRYYYLRFDGGAELIAELERRLRLNEKVLRYQSVNITGEPEKAVEKKAPAVEAEAVEAVEEAAGTVEAANE; encoded by the coding sequence ATGAGGAAGTATGAAACGATTTTCATCCTCCAGCCGGAACTTGGCGAAGACGAGATCAAAAGCATCAGCGCCAAGGTTCAGGAAGTCATTTCGTCGTACAATGGCGAGTGCTTCAGGCTGGACGACTGGGGTGTCAGGAAGCTGGCATACCCCATCAGGAAGTTTGCCAGGGGGCGCTACTATTATCTGCGCTTTGATGGTGGGGCTGAGCTGATCGCCGAGTTGGAACGGCGTCTCAGGCTGAACGAGAAGGTGCTCCGGTACCAGAGCGTCAACATTACCGGGGAACCCGAAAAGGCTGTCGAGAAGAAGGCTCCCGCGGTCGAGGCGGAAGCGGTGGAGGCTGTTGAAGAGGCAGCCGGTACCGTTGAAGCGGCAAACGAATAA